TTCATCGTTGCATCCTAGCCAAAGCGGACTTTGTTGCGATCGTAAATGAAGCTCTCCAGCATCCGGTAATCATCCGGTCCGGCGTGAAAAAACCGGACGCCGATATTGAAGCCATCGCGAGAGGGATAGAAGCGGGTAATTTCGCCCTTGAAATTCAGCAAGGAGTGTCGTACCGGCGTCAGCATATTCAGCTTATCATGAAAGGTAAGGAAGTCGAATATCTGTCGATTGGTCAGCTCGAAAAGCAGCCCGCCCATGCTAATATTGATCACCCGCGTATAGGTGTGGCGAAAGTAGCTGCGGGCAATTACCGTTTTGCTCATCGCATAGCTCAGGAGTTGCGCCAGCAGGTCAATGCGGTAGGCCTCGTCGTAGCTGATCAAATGCCTGTCGAGCACGGCGGTGCTTACATAGATGTGTCCGACGACTTCATCAAAGATCATCAATGGCGAGCAAACATAGTTTGCGATCAGACGTTCCATGTCCTGACGCTGGATTTGCCGAAACGGTCCGAGCGCTTCATCCTCGGATTCGCTGTTACGCATCTGCGATCTGTATTCTCGGTTGTAGTTGATCGGCCCCAGCAGCGATTGCGATTCAACATAAGTTTGCAAGCGACTGACATCGCGCAGAAACAGGGATTTCTTTTCCTCTGCAATCAACGACTCCATCAGATTCTTGCGGTATTCCGGCGGAT
This portion of the Leptospirales bacterium genome encodes:
- a CDS encoding DUF1577 domain-containing protein, which gives rise to MALAVADSVLSMEESLVRSLQKILRSEAEDFTEDTILNSDINQIRHLFYWLRAEQRAIQVSYANEVYTGHVHDVDEASVTVDAPGFQEESMRRCRLKFESLNTLYQFEVPILQLRDEQLVVRLPAYIQSAKRRKHRRVFADDLFMRFGILYQPLHGRRGAGQLIEQRYPYIVSELRRDEPDLALINRIVSEEISKVSRDFLIFFYPPEYRKNLMESLIAEEKKSLFLRDVSRLQTYVESQSLLGPINYNREYRSQMRNSESEDEALGPFRQIQRQDMERLIANYVCSPLMIFDEVVGHIYVSTAVLDRHLISYDEAYRIDLLAQLLSYAMSKTVIARSYFRHTYTRVINISMGGLLFELTNRQIFDFLTFHDKLNMLTPVRHSLLNFKGEITRFYPSRDGFNIGVRFFHAGPDDYRMLESFIYDRNKVRFG